Proteins encoded within one genomic window of Couchioplanes caeruleus:
- a CDS encoding glycoside hydrolase family 13 protein, translating to MDAPPARPRADAAPWWRTAVIYQVYPRSFADANGDGIGDLPGIRDRLTHLRDLGVDAVWLSPFYRSPQVDAGYDVSDYRDVDPMFGTLADFDALVAEAHRLGLRVIIDVVANHTSDQHPWFAEALASEPGSAARERYLFRPGKGATGEKPPNDWESVFGGSAWTRVADGEWYLHLFDPAQPDLNWRDLEVRGEFEDVLRFWLDRGVDGFRVDVAHGMIKADGLPDVGPRKQVRLLGKGDLPFFDQDDVHDIYRSWRKILDGYPGQRMAVAEAWASTYERLSRYVAYDELHQAFNFEFLRAPWDAVELRGVIDQCLASMGAVGAPTTWVLSNHDKRRHVTRFGGGEAGLRRARAAVLLMLALPGSAYLYQGEELGLPEVLDLPDQARQDPIWLRSGGAEPGRDGCRVPLPWSGDAPPYGFGPASSTPWLPQPADWAELTAAAQHGDPASMLTLYRAALRTRREHPALGQGSSEELEWLPAPVGVLAFRRAGAPSLVCAVNLTDAPVDLAAAGIPVTDAPLLASSAVAGGMLPPDTAAWWSVAG from the coding sequence ATCGACGCGCCCCCGGCGCGTCCAAGAGCCGATGCCGCGCCCTGGTGGCGCACCGCCGTGATCTACCAGGTGTACCCGCGCAGCTTCGCCGACGCGAACGGGGACGGCATCGGTGACCTGCCCGGCATCCGGGACCGCCTGACTCACCTGCGCGACCTCGGGGTGGACGCGGTGTGGTTGTCGCCGTTCTACCGTTCCCCCCAGGTCGACGCCGGGTACGACGTCTCCGACTACCGCGACGTCGACCCGATGTTCGGTACCCTCGCCGATTTCGACGCGCTGGTCGCCGAGGCGCACCGGCTCGGCCTGCGGGTGATCATCGACGTGGTCGCGAACCACACCTCGGACCAGCACCCGTGGTTCGCCGAGGCCCTGGCTTCCGAGCCCGGCTCCGCCGCGCGGGAGCGGTACCTCTTCCGGCCCGGAAAGGGAGCCACGGGGGAGAAACCGCCCAATGACTGGGAGTCGGTCTTCGGCGGGTCGGCCTGGACCAGGGTCGCCGACGGCGAGTGGTACCTGCACCTCTTCGACCCCGCCCAGCCCGACTTGAACTGGCGCGACCTGGAGGTGCGCGGCGAGTTCGAGGACGTGCTGCGGTTCTGGCTGGACCGCGGCGTCGACGGCTTCCGGGTCGACGTGGCACACGGAATGATCAAGGCGGACGGCCTGCCCGACGTGGGCCCCCGGAAGCAGGTACGACTGCTCGGCAAGGGCGATCTGCCCTTTTTCGACCAGGACGACGTGCACGACATCTACCGCTCCTGGCGGAAGATCCTGGACGGCTATCCGGGCCAGCGGATGGCCGTCGCCGAGGCCTGGGCCTCCACCTACGAACGTCTGTCCCGGTACGTGGCCTACGACGAGCTGCACCAGGCGTTCAACTTCGAGTTTCTCCGCGCGCCCTGGGACGCCGTCGAGCTGCGCGGGGTGATCGACCAGTGCCTCGCCTCGATGGGGGCGGTCGGTGCGCCGACCACGTGGGTCCTCTCCAACCACGACAAGCGGCGGCACGTCACCCGGTTCGGCGGCGGCGAGGCCGGGCTCCGCCGAGCCCGGGCCGCGGTGCTGCTGATGCTCGCCCTGCCCGGCTCGGCCTACTTGTACCAGGGCGAGGAACTGGGGCTGCCAGAGGTGCTGGACCTCCCGGACCAGGCGCGGCAGGACCCGATCTGGTTGCGCTCCGGCGGGGCCGAGCCGGGCCGCGACGGCTGCCGGGTGCCGCTGCCCTGGTCCGGCGACGCGCCGCCGTACGGGTTCGGGCCGGCGAGCTCGACGCCCTGGCTGCCGCAGCCGGCCGACTGGGCCGAGCTCACCGCGGCGGCGCAGCACGGCGACCCGGCGTCGATGCTGACGCTGTACCGGGCGGCGCTGCGCACCCGGCGGGAGCACCCGGCGCTCGGTCAGGGCAGTTCGGAGGAGCTGGAGTGGTTGCCCGCCCCGGTCGGGGTACTGGCGTTCCGCCGGGCCGGCGCCCCGTCGCTGGTCTGCGCCGTCAACCTGACCGACGCCCCGGTCGACCTGGCTGCGGCCGGGATACCGGTGACCGACGCGCCACTGCTCGCCAGCAGCGCCGTCGCCGGTGGCATGCTGCCTCCCGACACGGCGGCCTGGTGGTCGGTCGCCGGCTGA
- a CDS encoding alpha/beta fold hydrolase: protein MSLYAGFDGTPLHYSESRPDPHRHRLPVIVLAGGAARHPSYLGDLAGLDGRFPLIIPHLRGVGHSPAPSQDEVGSFWRQAEDLELLRKHLGLDRVVLAAHSAGTRLAIAYAAQFPQRLAGMALITPPAGYLVDAPSDAEQLMVRHRGEPAFDAAVQASEAGPDLSDDDAFNAWQIRVAPMGYASWGAAEQAHAVIGRWNLAAAKAYFSVEPPGDLVARVGRVTAPVLVIAGADDCLTGLAPVKALAARFPSGRLEVLERCGHYPWVERPEAFRRAIDPFLDERERAKSPPPADF from the coding sequence GTGTCGCTCTACGCCGGGTTCGACGGAACCCCACTGCACTACTCGGAAAGTCGTCCCGATCCCCATCGCCATCGGCTGCCCGTGATCGTGCTCGCTGGGGGCGCAGCCAGGCACCCGAGCTACCTCGGCGATCTGGCCGGTCTTGACGGGCGTTTCCCGCTGATCATCCCTCATCTGCGCGGCGTGGGTCATTCACCCGCACCGTCTCAGGACGAGGTGGGATCGTTCTGGCGTCAGGCCGAGGACCTTGAGCTTCTGCGGAAGCATCTCGGTCTCGATCGCGTCGTGCTCGCTGCGCACTCGGCTGGCACGCGGCTGGCCATCGCGTACGCGGCGCAGTTCCCCCAGAGGCTCGCAGGGATGGCTCTGATCACGCCTCCGGCCGGGTACCTCGTCGACGCACCCTCCGATGCGGAGCAGTTGATGGTCCGCCATCGTGGGGAGCCGGCGTTCGATGCCGCCGTTCAAGCGTCGGAGGCCGGCCCGGACTTGAGCGACGATGACGCGTTCAACGCGTGGCAGATACGCGTCGCGCCGATGGGATACGCCTCGTGGGGAGCGGCAGAGCAGGCACACGCGGTGATCGGCCGGTGGAACCTGGCGGCCGCCAAGGCCTACTTCAGCGTTGAACCCCCGGGCGACCTTGTCGCCCGGGTCGGCAGGGTGACTGCGCCTGTGCTGGTCATTGCGGGGGCAGACGACTGCCTGACGGGTCTGGCGCCCGTCAAGGCGCTGGCGGCGCGGTTTCCTTCCGGCCGGCTCGAGGTGCTCGAGCGATGCGGGCACTACCCGTGGGTGGAGCGGCCGGAGGCGTTCCGGCGAGCAATCGACCCGTTCCTCGACGAGCGGGAACGCGCGAAGAGCCCGCCTCCGGCGGACTTCTGA
- a CDS encoding DUF1707 SHOCT-like domain-containing protein translates to MTGTDDGDGTEAPEVLIGTPERNSAHEALEEHLIAKRLDSTEYERRVEASRLARTQSELLRLFADLPVPHPKLPVTVVPPAEPDQSVPPPVFFAGCLTLTLGLPVAVVLGFAYGVWWAIAVPVGVTVAMAYIEHLRIPSREVQETGPRSPEGI, encoded by the coding sequence GTGACAGGCACTGACGACGGCGACGGCACGGAAGCGCCTGAGGTGCTGATCGGTACCCCCGAGCGCAACTCGGCGCACGAGGCGCTGGAGGAGCACCTCATCGCGAAGAGGCTCGATTCCACCGAGTACGAGCGGCGCGTGGAAGCCTCGCGGCTGGCACGCACTCAGTCGGAGCTGTTGCGGCTCTTCGCCGATCTCCCAGTGCCTCATCCGAAGCTGCCGGTTACCGTGGTCCCGCCCGCTGAACCGGATCAGTCCGTTCCCCCGCCGGTCTTCTTCGCCGGCTGCCTGACGCTGACTCTAGGGTTGCCCGTCGCGGTTGTGCTGGGCTTTGCCTACGGAGTCTGGTGGGCGATCGCCGTGCCGGTTGGTGTAACCGTGGCAATGGCGTACATCGAGCATTTACGCATTCCGAGCCGGGAAGTGCAGGAAACCGGCCCGCGCTCTCCGGAGGGAATTTAG